One segment of Corynebacterium atrinae DNA contains the following:
- a CDS encoding TIGR01777 family oxidoreductase, translating into MSLTVSHVVPAPREQVWEWHTRPGALSRLTAPFLPFTPIQQAEKLSDGTTIFGLPAGLKWVARHDLSNFRRGYRFTDVCTSAPLKLLANWRHVHDFADHPDGTLITDTVTTRLPGNSLKSFFAYRQRQLIGDMAFLSRIAPLQPSTPLTVAITGSRGLVGRALSAQLTTAGHNVIQLVRKNSKEGQRLWEPFHPDRELLSGVDILIHLAGEPIFGRFSDSHKKAIRESRIEPTRRLAQLVANSPSVSTMISSSAVGFYGSDRGEEVLTEDSPRGDGFLSDVVVDWEAATSPAAEGGKRVIQIRTGVVLSGDSGLLPVLKALFSTGLGGNFGDGNFWLSWIALDDLTDILVQACLDDSWSGPINAVSPNPVLNRDFTAALGKELRRPAVMPIPSLGPTILLGKEGAQELALADQRVVPAKLHADAHVFRYPTIDTALAHELGGEELVDPELVKEDVTDL; encoded by the coding sequence GTGAGCCTGACTGTGAGCCACGTCGTTCCCGCACCCCGCGAGCAGGTCTGGGAGTGGCATACCCGCCCCGGCGCTCTTTCTCGCCTGACCGCACCCTTCCTCCCTTTCACCCCCATTCAGCAGGCAGAGAAGCTATCCGACGGAACCACGATCTTCGGCCTGCCTGCAGGCCTCAAATGGGTCGCCCGCCACGACCTTTCCAATTTTCGCCGCGGCTACCGCTTCACCGACGTCTGTACCTCCGCACCCCTGAAGCTGCTGGCCAATTGGCGGCATGTCCACGATTTCGCTGATCATCCGGACGGCACCCTCATTACCGACACCGTCACCACTCGCCTGCCCGGCAATTCCCTGAAGTCTTTCTTCGCCTACCGCCAGCGCCAACTCATCGGCGATATGGCTTTCCTATCCCGGATCGCCCCTCTGCAACCGAGCACACCGCTCACCGTCGCCATCACCGGTTCCCGGGGGCTCGTTGGGCGCGCACTTAGCGCCCAACTGACCACCGCCGGGCACAACGTCATCCAGCTCGTCCGTAAGAACTCCAAGGAAGGCCAGCGCCTCTGGGAGCCTTTCCACCCTGATCGTGAGCTACTGAGCGGCGTCGATATCCTCATTCACCTCGCCGGCGAGCCGATTTTCGGCCGCTTTAGCGATTCCCACAAAAAGGCGATTCGCGAGTCCCGCATCGAGCCAACCCGTCGCCTCGCGCAACTAGTCGCCAACTCCCCTTCCGTATCCACCATGATCTCCTCCTCCGCCGTCGGCTTCTACGGCTCCGACCGAGGAGAAGAAGTGCTCACGGAAGACTCGCCCCGCGGCGATGGCTTTCTTAGCGACGTCGTCGTGGACTGGGAGGCAGCCACCTCACCCGCCGCCGAAGGCGGCAAAAGGGTCATTCAGATCCGCACCGGCGTCGTCCTCTCCGGCGACTCCGGCCTGCTCCCCGTCCTCAAGGCCCTGTTTTCCACCGGCCTCGGCGGCAACTTCGGCGACGGCAACTTCTGGCTCTCCTGGATTGCCCTCGATGACCTTACCGACATCCTCGTCCAAGCCTGTCTTGATGACTCCTGGTCCGGCCCCATCAACGCCGTCTCTCCCAACCCGGTGCTCAACCGTGACTTCACCGCTGCCCTTGGCAAGGAACTACGCCGCCCGGCGGTCATGCCCATCCCCTCGCTCGGCCCCACCATACTGTTGGGTAAAGAAGGCGCCCAGGAATTGGCCTTGGCCGATCAACGAGTCGTGCCAGCCAAGCTCCACGCCGATGCTCACGTCTTCCGCTACCCCACCATCGACACTGCCCTCGCCCACGAGCTCGGCGGCGAAGAGCTAGTCGATCCCGAGTTAGTCAAGGAAGACGTGACAGACCTGTAG
- the carA gene encoding glutamine-hydrolyzing carbamoyl-phosphate synthase small subunit produces MQNNNVAKGDALTSSSDPTRVPAVLVLADGSVFRGYNFGASGTTLGEAVFTTAMTGYQETMTDPSYHRQIVVTTAPQIGNTGWNEQDNESRHGQIWVAGLVIRDLAHRVSNWRATHSLAEEMDKQDVVGIRGVDTRALVRHLRNNGSTAAGIFTGADARRPIEELLAEVNAQPSMKGADLSAEVSTGEVYEVPAIGDAKFTVVAYDLGIKSATPGHFSKRGIRTIVVPANTPFAEIQQFHPDGVFLSNGPGDPATADEMVAITRDVIAASIPLFGICFGNQILGRAFGLDTYKLKFGHRGINVPVINTVTSKIDITSQNHGFALKAPEGETFDTDFGPARVTHLCLNDKTVEGVALVDGRAFSVQYHPESAAGPNDANPLFDQFIELMSAHASTAAAAK; encoded by the coding sequence ATGCAGAACAATAATGTTGCGAAAGGTGACGCCTTGACGTCCTCCTCCGACCCGACACGGGTCCCCGCTGTCCTCGTCCTCGCCGACGGTTCCGTTTTCCGCGGCTACAACTTCGGAGCCTCCGGCACCACCTTGGGTGAGGCTGTGTTCACCACCGCCATGACCGGGTACCAGGAGACCATGACGGACCCCTCCTATCACCGCCAGATCGTGGTCACTACCGCTCCGCAGATTGGCAACACCGGCTGGAACGAGCAAGACAACGAGTCGCGCCACGGCCAGATCTGGGTGGCAGGCCTGGTCATCCGCGATCTCGCCCATCGGGTGTCCAACTGGCGGGCCACGCACAGCTTGGCCGAGGAGATGGACAAGCAGGACGTGGTGGGAATCCGGGGCGTCGATACGCGTGCCCTCGTGCGCCACCTTCGGAACAACGGGTCCACTGCCGCTGGCATCTTCACCGGAGCGGACGCGCGTCGACCGATCGAAGAGCTGCTCGCTGAGGTCAACGCCCAGCCGTCCATGAAGGGGGCTGATCTCTCCGCCGAGGTCTCCACCGGCGAGGTCTACGAGGTCCCCGCCATCGGAGATGCCAAGTTCACCGTCGTCGCCTACGACCTGGGCATTAAGTCCGCCACCCCCGGCCATTTTTCCAAGCGCGGCATCCGCACCATTGTCGTGCCCGCCAACACTCCTTTCGCCGAGATCCAGCAGTTCCACCCGGACGGGGTGTTCCTCTCCAACGGCCCCGGCGACCCTGCCACTGCCGACGAGATGGTCGCCATCACCCGCGACGTCATTGCGGCGAGCATTCCGCTGTTTGGAATCTGCTTCGGTAACCAGATCCTCGGTCGCGCATTCGGGCTGGATACCTACAAGCTGAAGTTCGGGCACCGCGGGATCAACGTGCCCGTCATCAACACGGTGACCTCGAAGATCGACATCACCTCTCAAAACCACGGCTTTGCGCTCAAGGCGCCGGAGGGGGAGACCTTCGACACCGATTTCGGTCCGGCTCGCGTTACCCACCTCTGCCTCAATGACAAGACGGTGGAGGGCGTCGCGCTGGTGGACGGCCGTGCCTTCTCGGTTCAGTATCACCCAGAGTCTGCCGCCGGCCCAAACGATGCGAACCCGCTATTTGACCAGTTCATCGAGTTGATGTCCGCTCACGCTAGCACCGCCGCAGCCGCCAAGTAA
- a CDS encoding aspartate carbamoyltransferase catalytic subunit produces MKHLLSIADLSSDEIVGLMDEADRFREALEGREIKKLPTLRGRTIYTLFYENSTRTRSSFETAGKWMSADVINLSASTSSVKKGESLKDTVLTLSSIGADAIIMRHPSSGAANLVAEWVAPGGNGPSVINAGDGSHQHPTQALLDAVTMRQRIGEIRGRKVLIVGDVLHSRVVRSNVDLLSKLGAEVVLVAPPTLLPFGVENWPVRTFQDFDAEIADADVVMMLRVQQERMNGGFFPSHREYANFFGLSKARAAKMKKDAIIMHPGPMLRGMEINYAVADYDSTAILQQVNNGVHLRMAVLFTLLVGDSAAAGY; encoded by the coding sequence ATGAAGCACTTGCTGTCCATCGCGGACTTGAGCAGTGACGAGATCGTTGGCCTCATGGATGAAGCCGATCGTTTTCGGGAGGCGCTGGAGGGGCGGGAGATTAAGAAGTTGCCCACCTTGCGGGGCCGGACGATCTACACACTGTTCTATGAGAACTCGACCCGGACGCGTTCTTCCTTCGAAACCGCAGGTAAGTGGATGAGCGCGGACGTGATCAACCTGTCTGCTTCGACGTCTTCGGTGAAGAAGGGTGAGTCCCTCAAGGACACAGTCTTGACTCTCAGCTCCATTGGGGCGGATGCGATCATCATGCGGCATCCGTCCTCCGGGGCTGCCAACCTCGTCGCCGAGTGGGTGGCACCCGGTGGCAATGGCCCGAGTGTGATCAACGCCGGCGATGGCTCCCACCAGCATCCGACCCAGGCGCTGCTGGATGCCGTAACCATGCGCCAGCGCATCGGCGAAATCCGCGGCCGTAAGGTCCTCATTGTCGGCGACGTTCTCCATTCGCGAGTTGTGCGCTCGAATGTGGATTTGTTGTCCAAGCTGGGAGCCGAGGTCGTGCTCGTCGCCCCGCCAACCCTCCTGCCTTTCGGTGTGGAGAACTGGCCGGTGCGGACCTTCCAGGACTTCGATGCAGAAATCGCCGACGCCGACGTCGTCATGATGTTGCGGGTCCAACAGGAGCGCATGAACGGCGGCTTCTTCCCCTCTCACCGCGAATACGCCAACTTCTTCGGCCTGTCCAAGGCACGCGCGGCGAAGATGAAAAAGGACGCGATCATCATGCACCCGGGTCCGATGCTGCGCGGCATGGAAATCAATTACGCCGTCGCCGACTATGACTCAACGGCGATCCTGCAACAGGTGAACAACGGCGTTCACCTGCGCATGGCCGTCCTATTCACCCTTCTCGTCGGCGACTCCGCCGCGGCCGGATACTAA
- the nusB gene encoding transcription antitermination factor NusB, with protein MSETSETGADKKNWRRHGARYRARRRAVDVLFEAEARDIDPVAIIEDRIALAKLPDSQVAPVADYTRVIVAGSAEELDSVDEAIERYLAEDWELDRLPAVDRAILRVAAWEILFNDDVDAATSVVEGVELASQYGNDVAAPYIHAVLDDIAQSTSADNPMMAEPIADAEADPEFTPDEPGVDAEPRPSNAADPGPGPVRSTESPDL; from the coding sequence GTGAGTGAAACCTCTGAGACCGGCGCCGACAAGAAGAACTGGCGCCGCCATGGCGCGCGTTATCGCGCCCGCCGCCGCGCCGTTGATGTCCTCTTCGAAGCAGAGGCCCGCGATATCGATCCCGTCGCGATTATCGAGGATCGTATTGCGTTAGCCAAGCTGCCCGATTCGCAGGTGGCTCCCGTGGCCGACTACACCCGTGTGATCGTCGCCGGCTCCGCTGAAGAGCTCGACTCGGTCGACGAAGCCATCGAGCGCTACTTGGCCGAGGACTGGGAATTGGACCGGCTTCCCGCCGTCGACCGAGCTATCTTGCGCGTCGCGGCCTGGGAGATCCTTTTCAACGACGACGTCGATGCCGCCACCTCCGTCGTGGAAGGCGTGGAATTGGCCTCCCAGTACGGAAACGATGTCGCTGCACCGTACATCCATGCTGTCCTGGACGACATCGCGCAGTCCACCTCCGCGGACAACCCCATGATGGCCGAGCCGATCGCTGACGCAGAAGCTGATCCTGAGTTCACTCCGGATGAACCCGGAGTGGACGCTGAGCCGCGGCCGTCAAACGCCGCCGACCCCGGCCCCGGTCCGGTCCGATCTACCGAGAGCCCCGACCTCTGA
- a CDS encoding YbjN domain-containing protein, whose translation MSTNSEIQAVTIDRIVEAMRGFDVELEHHPENEVATANLNGLPMTFAVLGSTAIIRADSVTDQVLNDADPTLYLAANQVNCVSFGARATVVDRAETLIVRTERDLSIAAGMTDAQLSASLRDGVDAVLATHDGIKVVAEELSEVRAAVEKQLEEEQG comes from the coding sequence ATGAGCACTAATAGCGAAATTCAAGCGGTAACCATCGACCGAATTGTCGAAGCCATGCGCGGATTCGATGTCGAACTGGAGCACCACCCTGAGAACGAGGTCGCCACCGCCAACCTCAACGGCTTACCCATGACTTTCGCCGTCCTCGGTTCCACCGCCATCATTCGCGCCGACTCCGTCACGGATCAGGTGCTTAACGACGCCGACCCCACCCTCTATCTCGCAGCCAACCAGGTCAACTGCGTCAGCTTTGGGGCCCGCGCCACGGTCGTCGACCGGGCCGAAACACTCATCGTCCGCACCGAGCGCGACCTCTCCATCGCCGCCGGTATGACCGACGCCCAGCTGTCGGCGTCCCTCCGCGACGGCGTCGATGCTGTCCTCGCTACCCACGATGGCATCAAAGTCGTAGCCGAGGAGCTATCGGAGGTCCGCGCGGCCGTCGAAAAGCAGTTGGAAGAAGAGCAGGGCTAG
- a CDS encoding PPK2 family polyphosphate kinase — MDKFTMDEALQHRVGPDFQLADVDPTSTPGFEWNKKDWEREFHQYDDELDELQEKLFANGRAKVPGTGAVLLVLQGMDTSGKGGVIRHVFNAFDPQALSISSFGAPTAEERQHDFLWRIRPHEPAVGQIAVFDRSHYEDVLIQRVRQMAPPEEIERRYGAIVDFEQDMVARNVKIIKVMLHISKDFQKDNLIERLENPDKYWKYNPGDLDERELWDEYQEAYEIAMRRTSTEDAPWYCLPGDNKRYARMAVKYLVLDALRSMDLEWPAATFNVAAELRRAEKA, encoded by the coding sequence ATGGACAAATTCACCATGGATGAGGCCCTCCAGCATCGTGTCGGCCCTGATTTCCAGCTAGCCGATGTCGATCCCACATCGACCCCCGGATTCGAATGGAACAAAAAAGACTGGGAGCGAGAATTCCACCAGTATGACGATGAGCTCGACGAGCTCCAGGAGAAACTCTTCGCCAATGGTCGTGCCAAAGTGCCCGGAACTGGGGCAGTTCTCCTCGTCCTACAAGGCATGGATACCTCCGGCAAAGGCGGCGTCATCCGGCATGTGTTCAATGCCTTCGATCCCCAGGCATTGAGCATTTCCTCTTTCGGTGCGCCGACGGCGGAGGAACGCCAGCATGACTTCCTGTGGCGTATCCGCCCGCATGAGCCGGCGGTAGGGCAGATTGCTGTATTCGACCGATCGCACTACGAGGACGTGCTCATTCAGCGAGTAAGGCAGATGGCGCCGCCGGAGGAGATTGAGCGGCGTTACGGGGCGATCGTCGATTTCGAGCAGGACATGGTGGCCCGGAACGTGAAGATCATCAAGGTGATGCTCCACATTTCCAAGGACTTCCAAAAGGACAACCTCATCGAGCGCCTGGAAAACCCGGACAAGTACTGGAAGTACAACCCGGGTGATCTGGACGAGCGTGAATTGTGGGACGAGTATCAGGAAGCCTACGAGATCGCGATGCGGCGCACGTCGACGGAAGATGCCCCGTGGTACTGCCTACCGGGTGATAACAAACGTTATGCCCGGATGGCGGTGAAATACCTTGTCCTCGACGCGCTACGGTCGATGGACCTGGAATGGCCCGCCGCCACCTTCAACGTCGCGGCGGAACTGCGCAGGGCGGAGAAGGCCTAG
- the pyrR gene encoding bifunctional pyr operon transcriptional regulator/uracil phosphoribosyltransferase PyrR encodes MSERNGAVTSVELLGSDDVARTVARIAHQIIEKTALDAPDAVPVMLLGIPSGGVPLAERLAAKIEEFSGVTVPVGALDITLYRDDLRRGPHRALKPTTIPTGGIDGSTVVLVDDVLYSGRTIRAALDALRDIGRPENIQLAVLVDRGHRQLPIRADYVGKNLPTARNEGVTVFLESIDGRDAVELTQEGKE; translated from the coding sequence ATGAGTGAACGTAATGGCGCAGTGACAAGCGTCGAGCTCTTGGGCTCGGACGACGTCGCGCGCACTGTCGCACGCATCGCGCACCAGATTATTGAGAAGACGGCGCTGGACGCCCCGGACGCCGTACCTGTCATGTTGTTGGGCATCCCATCGGGGGGTGTGCCCCTCGCTGAGCGTCTTGCAGCCAAAATCGAGGAATTCTCGGGTGTCACCGTCCCCGTGGGTGCCCTCGACATCACCCTCTATCGCGACGACCTGCGTCGTGGACCGCACCGAGCGCTCAAGCCCACCACCATTCCTACTGGTGGCATTGACGGCAGCACGGTCGTGTTGGTCGACGACGTGTTGTACTCCGGACGTACGATCCGCGCGGCGCTCGATGCCCTGCGTGACATCGGCCGGCCGGAAAATATCCAGCTCGCAGTCTTGGTCGATCGGGGCCATCGTCAGCTGCCCATCCGCGCTGACTATGTGGGAAAGAACTTGCCCACGGCCCGCAATGAGGGCGTTACCGTGTTTCTCGAATCGATCGATGGCCGCGATGCCGTCGAGCTGACCCAGGAGGGCAAAGAATGA
- a CDS encoding YbjN domain-containing protein, whose translation MTTSPPMSPIPDTPVAPVTPERLAELLNEEGLQHRLEAAPAAADEEATVVVRTGFINAAIALSVDSDHLVADSMWRGEVTKKEAPRLLAMVNEWNQTQYMPTLRFFESSAGMGHLTVSAHRQIFIGEGLSRNQIGAFVMSTLDGILRAYEWVEGQLPELVTWEEPHSDEH comes from the coding sequence GTGACTACTTCACCACCGATGTCCCCCATCCCCGACACCCCGGTTGCCCCGGTCACCCCGGAGCGGCTGGCGGAACTGCTTAACGAAGAGGGTTTGCAGCACCGCCTCGAAGCCGCTCCGGCTGCTGCCGATGAAGAGGCCACCGTCGTGGTCCGCACCGGGTTTATTAACGCCGCGATTGCCCTGAGCGTCGACAGCGATCACCTCGTCGCCGACTCCATGTGGCGCGGCGAAGTGACCAAAAAGGAAGCACCGCGCTTGCTGGCCATGGTCAACGAGTGGAATCAAACCCAGTACATGCCGACGCTGCGCTTCTTCGAGTCCTCGGCCGGCATGGGCCACCTCACGGTGAGCGCCCACCGCCAAATCTTCATCGGCGAGGGCCTCAGCCGCAATCAGATCGGCGCTTTTGTGATGTCCACCCTCGACGGCATCCTGCGCGCTTACGAATGGGTCGAGGGCCAACTGCCGGAGCTGGTCACGTGGGAGGAGCCCCATTCCGATGAGCACTAA
- the efp gene encoding elongation factor P produces the protein MASTADFKNGLVLKVDGKLQQIVEFQHVKPGKGPAFVRTKLKDVVTGKNVDKTWNAGVKVETATVDRRDMTYLYNDGTSYVVMDDKNYEQVELSEDKFGEAAQFLLENMRVQVSFHEGEALFAELPVSVDLKITHTEPGLQGDRSTGGTKPATLESGAEIQVPLFLEIGNVVKVDTRTGDYQSRVSN, from the coding sequence GTGGCGTCCACCGCTGATTTTAAGAACGGTCTTGTGCTCAAGGTCGACGGCAAGTTGCAGCAGATCGTTGAGTTCCAGCACGTCAAGCCGGGCAAGGGTCCCGCTTTCGTGCGCACCAAGCTCAAGGACGTTGTCACCGGCAAGAATGTCGATAAGACCTGGAACGCTGGCGTCAAGGTCGAAACCGCTACGGTTGACCGCCGCGACATGACCTACCTGTACAACGACGGCACCTCCTACGTTGTCATGGACGATAAGAACTACGAGCAGGTTGAGCTGTCCGAGGACAAGTTCGGCGAGGCCGCTCAGTTCCTCCTGGAGAACATGCGAGTGCAGGTCTCCTTCCACGAGGGTGAGGCCCTGTTCGCTGAGCTTCCGGTCTCCGTGGACTTGAAGATCACCCACACCGAGCCCGGCCTGCAGGGTGACCGCTCCACCGGCGGTACCAAGCCCGCTACCTTGGAGTCCGGCGCTGAGATTCAGGTTCCGCTGTTCCTCGAAATCGGTAACGTGGTCAAGGTCGACACCCGCACCGGCGACTACCAGTCCCGCGTCTCCAACTAA
- a CDS encoding HNH endonuclease signature motif containing protein, whose translation MTIDIYHSMVEIYLEKALTPPQHYYAVSSPDDPVARRGTQMRREDHELWQSVLPGDDEDIDIVLARLRRSLGRGDHYLMSAISAHHRLNELPALKEIQEHYFHLDLPRLKIIDSVLCKADTTVSEHLDLIDTELAKFLTPTRANQILPTAGKIKQRLNAIITMLDETISSEDPAPQPVDSVSIVFDDGRGLLHADLDGVTAQEIDLRIRKYAITHGVSQADALVALIRGEGATNVTLNVYKASDIPTAPGWVSGVGYLTVKQTEDLLNRVDVEIDLDAITEKVSQAYATPADIRSLVIGLDGSCAVGGCDAPAHRAQMDHRINHADGGPTTAANLAPLCVKHHAIKTDRRVTYVMDPVTRRKYFLFDDGSWAESEGDGPLAPGERRWLQTVSQRITKRRARIRSESQAQKTEQIEREGPPPF comes from the coding sequence GTGACCATCGACATATACCACTCAATGGTAGAGATCTACCTTGAGAAAGCACTGACCCCTCCCCAGCACTACTACGCTGTCAGCTCACCCGATGATCCTGTCGCTCGCCGGGGAACGCAAATGCGACGCGAGGATCACGAACTGTGGCAATCAGTGTTGCCCGGTGATGATGAGGACATCGACATCGTGCTGGCTAGGCTTCGGCGTTCCCTGGGGCGCGGGGATCACTACCTCATGTCCGCGATCAGCGCCCACCACCGCCTCAACGAGCTTCCCGCATTGAAGGAAATCCAGGAGCACTACTTCCATCTCGACCTCCCCCGGCTCAAGATCATCGATAGTGTCCTGTGCAAAGCAGACACCACCGTGTCAGAACACCTGGACCTCATTGATACCGAACTAGCTAAGTTCCTCACCCCGACCCGGGCGAATCAGATCCTTCCCACAGCCGGCAAGATCAAACAGCGTCTCAATGCGATCATCACCATGCTCGACGAGACGATCTCCTCCGAGGATCCCGCCCCGCAGCCGGTTGATAGTGTCTCGATCGTCTTCGATGACGGTAGAGGCCTGCTGCATGCTGATCTCGATGGAGTCACAGCCCAAGAGATCGACCTTCGTATCCGCAAGTACGCGATTACTCACGGGGTCAGCCAAGCAGACGCACTCGTAGCACTGATTAGGGGTGAGGGGGCTACGAATGTCACCCTCAACGTCTATAAGGCATCGGATATCCCCACTGCCCCGGGGTGGGTCTCTGGGGTGGGGTATCTCACGGTTAAGCAGACCGAGGATCTTCTCAACCGGGTTGATGTCGAGATTGATCTAGATGCCATCACCGAGAAGGTCTCCCAGGCGTACGCCACACCGGCAGATATCCGCTCCCTCGTGATTGGTCTTGATGGGTCGTGTGCGGTGGGTGGGTGTGATGCCCCGGCTCATCGAGCACAGATGGATCACCGGATTAATCATGCTGATGGCGGGCCGACGACAGCAGCCAACCTCGCCCCATTGTGTGTCAAGCACCATGCGATCAAGACAGACCGTCGAGTCACCTACGTCATGGACCCGGTGACGAGGCGGAAGTATTTCTTGTTTGATGATGGGTCCTGGGCAGAGTCCGAAGGTGATGGGCCACTAGCCCCCGGCGAAAGACGGTGGTTGCAGACGGTGTCCCAGCGGATTACGAAGCGCAGAGCGAGGATCAGATCGGAGTCCCAAGCACAGAAGACAGAGCAGATAGAGCGGGAAGGACCACCACCGTTCTGA
- a CDS encoding dihydroorotase: MTFPATGPLSAVEPGTLKLVDVRPYGEGDPVTVLIKDGIIVDLDASADADADRTIDGCGNVLLPGLVDMHVHLREPGREDTETIITGSQAAAQGGFTAVFTMANTMPVMDQPVLAESVWLKGQHAGICDVHPVGSITKGLEGKEITEFGMMATSQAKVRMFSDDGKCVDDPLIMRRALEYAKGHDVLLAQHAEDSRLTGGAVAHEGETAARLGLRGWPRVAEESIVVRDALLARDYGNRVHICHASTTGTVELVSWAKDQGIPLTAEVTPHHLLLTDEKLNTYDGNFRVNPPLREEHDTLALRQALLDGVIDCVATDHAPHGSEEKCCEFEHARPGMLGLETSLAIIAEIFVRSGLADWRWVAKVMSERPAEIVRLPGHGRPIAVGEPANLTIIDPGASWTARGAEMASKSENTPYEGMDFGAKVTTTVLRGRLTCVDGVATEPREISPGAV; encoded by the coding sequence ATGACCTTTCCCGCCACCGGCCCCCTGTCCGCCGTCGAGCCGGGCACCCTGAAGCTTGTCGACGTCCGCCCCTACGGTGAGGGCGATCCCGTCACGGTCCTCATCAAAGACGGCATCATCGTCGATCTCGATGCGTCGGCTGATGCCGACGCCGACCGCACCATCGATGGTTGCGGCAATGTCCTCCTACCGGGCCTCGTCGATATGCATGTTCACCTGCGTGAACCTGGCCGCGAGGACACTGAAACCATTATCACTGGCTCCCAAGCTGCCGCACAGGGTGGCTTCACTGCCGTGTTCACCATGGCCAACACCATGCCCGTCATGGACCAGCCGGTCTTGGCTGAATCCGTGTGGCTGAAGGGCCAGCACGCCGGAATCTGCGACGTGCACCCTGTCGGCTCTATCACCAAGGGCCTCGAGGGCAAGGAGATCACCGAATTCGGGATGATGGCGACCTCCCAAGCCAAGGTCCGCATGTTCTCCGATGACGGCAAATGCGTCGACGACCCGCTCATCATGCGGCGAGCACTCGAATATGCCAAGGGCCACGACGTTTTGTTGGCCCAACATGCGGAAGATAGTCGCCTCACGGGCGGGGCCGTCGCCCATGAAGGTGAGACTGCGGCCCGCCTGGGTCTGCGGGGGTGGCCGCGCGTAGCCGAGGAGTCCATCGTGGTGCGCGATGCCCTGCTTGCCCGTGACTACGGCAACCGGGTCCACATCTGTCACGCCTCGACGACTGGCACCGTCGAGCTGGTGTCATGGGCCAAGGATCAAGGCATCCCGCTGACGGCGGAGGTGACCCCGCACCATCTGCTTCTGACCGACGAGAAGCTGAATACCTATGACGGCAACTTCCGGGTTAACCCGCCCTTGCGCGAGGAGCACGACACGCTTGCTCTGCGTCAGGCCCTGCTGGACGGTGTCATCGACTGCGTCGCTACCGATCACGCCCCGCACGGCTCCGAAGAGAAGTGCTGCGAGTTCGAGCATGCCCGACCAGGCATGCTTGGGCTGGAGACATCCTTGGCAATCATCGCTGAGATCTTCGTCCGCTCCGGTCTCGCCGACTGGCGCTGGGTGGCGAAGGTGATGAGCGAGCGCCCGGCCGAGATCGTCCGCCTTCCCGGCCACGGCCGTCCCATCGCGGTGGGGGAGCCTGCCAACCTCACCATCATCGACCCAGGGGCGAGCTGGACTGCCCGGGGGGCGGAGATGGCCTCGAAGTCGGAAAACACTCCCTACGAGGGCATGGATTTCGGCGCCAAGGTGACCACCACGGTGCTGCGTGGCCGCCTCACCTGCGTGGACGGCGTGGCTACCGAGCCACGTGAAATCTCCCCCGGCGCCGTATAA